The genomic stretch GTATTTTCTTTAATTGTACCCGATAGCTTTATATTTTGACTTAACGTAGTTGAAGTAAAAACAAGAAAAAGTAATATGAAATATGTTAAGTTCTTACTTATCATTAATTTTTATTATCAAGCATTATAAATCCACTAGCTTTTTCAACTTTTTTTTGATATTCCACTTCTGTAATCTTTTCCCCTTTAAGAATAGGGATTTCAACTTGATCTTCACTTAAGAATTTTATTTTATATACGTAGAAAGTAAAATGTGAATCTTGTAACTCTAATATCAGACCTGGCAAATTATTAAATTCTTTAATTCCAAAATTCACGGGAATTTGAGGTGTATACCATGCAATAATATTGAATGTAAATTTTTTAGCAGGATTAACAATTGTTTTGGTTTTATATGCCTTATAACATTTGTATTTACCAATCATTTTAGTTTCTTTAGTAAGTGTCCAATCTGAGGAAGATTGAGTATTTGAAGTGACCAAAAATTGTTCTCCAAATGAGTCTGTTTGTCTAATAACA from Kordia antarctica encodes the following:
- a CDS encoding GLPGLI family protein, whose product is MKKIYLLFTVFCFFNSAVYSQSKKSVAGHVVYKFMQNQRDSTKQKNEFDKLNDELMRQSKGIIFNLKFKGKKSYFYIDESLENDVSPMGHSHAKVVVSGGNYLTDLQNQTVIRQTDSFGEQFLVTSNTQSSSDWTLTKETKMIGKYKCYKAYKTKTIVNPAKKFTFNIIAWYTPQIPVNFGIKEFNNLPGLILELQDSHFTFYVYKIKFLSEDQVEIPILKGEKITEVEYQKKVEKASGFIMLDNKN